The proteins below come from a single Acinonyx jubatus isolate Ajub_Pintada_27869175 chromosome A1, VMU_Ajub_asm_v1.0, whole genome shotgun sequence genomic window:
- the FAM193B gene encoding protein FAM193B isoform X6 produces MPLLKMPPPFSGCSHPCSGHCGGHCSGPLLPPPSSQQLPSTHSRDPGCKGHKFTHSGLACQLPQPCEADEGLGEEEDSSSERSSCTSSSTHQRDGKFCDCCYCEFFGHNAPPAAPTSRNYTEIREKLRSRLTRRKEELPVKGGTLGGIPGEPAVDHRDVDELLEFINSTEPKVPNSARAAKRARHKLKKKEKEKAHLAAEALKQVNRSVSGSQEPRPARERLLEWPDQELDRVNSFLSSRLQEIKNTVKDSIRASFSVCELNMDSNGFSKEGAAEPEPQSLSPSNLNGSSEQRPDINLDLSPLTLGSSQNHTLRVPGEPAPPWTEMRGSHPPWTEVRGPPPGIIPENGLVRRLNAVPNLSRVIWVKTPKPGNPSPEEPGPKEVPSCKQELPEPVVSAGKPRKGKRQGSQAKKIEASPAPRSPASLEVPNAKGQIPSTKQPGKATEPPKVGSCAEAGEGSRGSQPGPGWAAGPKADEKGSSWRNWPGEAKARPLEQESVQPPGPARPQSLPQGKGRSRRSRNKQEKTAASLDDVFLPKDMDGVEMDETDREVEYFKRFCLDSAKQTRQKVAVNWTNFSLKKTTPSTVQ; encoded by the exons CAGAGACCCTGGGTGTAAAGGGCACAAGTTTACACACAGTGGCCTGGCCTGCCAGCTTCCCCAGCCCTGCGAGGCAGATGAGGGCCTGGGTGAGGAAGAGGACAGCAGCTCAGAGCGCAGCTCCTGCACCTCATCCTCCACTCACCAGAGAGATGGAAAGTTCTGTGACTGCTGCTACTGTGAGTTCTTCGGCCACAATGCG ccacccgCTGCCCCGACGAGTCGGAATTATACAGAGATCCGAGAGAAGCTCCGCTCGAGGCTGACCAGGCGGAAAGAGGAGCTGCCCGTGAAGGGGGGCACCCTGGGCGGGATCCCTGGGGAGCCCGCCGTGGACCACCGAGATGTGGATGAGCTGCTGGAATTCATcaacagcacggagcccaaagtCCCCAACAGCGCCAGGGCCGCCAAGCGGGCCCGGCACAAGCTGAAAAagaag GAAAAGGAGAAGGCCCACTTGGCAGCAGAAGCTCTAAAGCAGGTGAATCGTAGTGTTTCTGGAAGCCAGGAGCCAAGGCCTGCCAGGGAGAGGCTCTTGGAGTGGCCTGACCAGGAGCTGGATCGAGTAAATAGCTTCCTGAGCAGCCGTCTGCAAGAGATCAAGAACACTGTCAAGGACTCTATCCGTGCCAGCTTCAGTGTATGTGAGCTCAACATGGACAGCAATGGATTCTCTAAGGAGGGTGCTGCTGAGCCAGAGCCCCAGAGCCTATCCCCCTCAAACCTCAATGGTTCCTCAGAGCAACGGCCTGACATTAATCTTGACCTGTCCCCTTTGACTTTGGGCTCCTCTCAGAACCACACGTTACGAGTTCCAGGTGAGCCAGCCCCACCATGGACAGAAATGAGAGGCTCCCACCCACCATGGACAGAGGTGAGGGGGCCCCCTCCTGGTATCATCCCTGAGAATGGGCTAGTGAGGAGACTCAACGCCGTGCCCAACTTGTCCCGGGTGATCTGGGTCAAGACACCCAAGCCAGGCAACCCTAGCCCTGAGGAGCCAGGCCCAAAGGAAGTTCCCAGTTGCAAGCAGGAGCTGCCCGAGCCTGTGGTCTCAGCTGGGAAGCCGCGGAAGGGCAAGAGACAGGGCAGTCAGGCCAAGAAGATCGAGGCAAGCCCAGCCCCACGGTCCCCTGCCAGCCTCGAGGTTCCCAATGCCAAgggccagatccccagcaccaagCAGCCAGGCAAGGCCACAGAGCCTCCCAAAGTGGGCAGCTGTGCTGAGGCTGGAGAAGGGAGCCGGGGGAGTCAGCCAGGACCAGGCTGGGCTGCCGGCCCCAAAGCTGACGAGAAGGGCAGCTCCTGGCGAAACTGGCCAGGTGAGGCCAAAGCACGGCCTCTGGAGCAGGAGTCTGTGCAGCCCCCAGGCCCAGCAAGGCCACAGAGCTTGCCACAGGGCAAGGGTCGCAGCCGCCGGAGCCGCAACAAGCAGGAGAAGACAGCCGCCTCCTTGG ACGATGTGTTCCTGCCCAAGGACATGGATGGGGTGGAGATGGATGAGACTGACCGGGAGGTGGAGTACTTCAAGAG GTTCTGTTTGGATTCTGCAAAGCAAACTCGTCAGAAAGTTGCTGTGAACTGGACCAACTTCAGCCTCAAGAAAACCACTCCCAGCACAGTTCAGTGA